In Marinomonas posidonica IVIA-Po-181, a single window of DNA contains:
- a CDS encoding HAMP domain-containing sensor histidine kinase, translating to MKNTFLRVFLVVLLSNIIVVSIGLGMVHFIQKQNQVSADLLGDIGVQLVSSYEKFGIESLEEETEKAEKRLSGSIYLYQENGRPLLKALPRNFREQNSASVSGQPSADFLHSQFIQVIGGNNVQYLLIFKPNPEINSLAPEAVVGFSLLGLLVSSGVLAYWLLGPLLKLQRVARSFGRGDMSARVERKMARRSDAVGKLAREFNEMAERIETLLSSKERLMRDVSHELRTPLARIEVALTIAEDKHGMEAQKNYLCRIRTELHELDELIGQVLTLSRLEAAALVKEPMDLQAWLDEIVADVSFESQLKGITVFKTGRLPKTLFGDPLQLRHAIENVLRNACFYAGDGGVIEVVTEEKAGEAFIYVRDNGPGVDDEKLEKIFHAFYRSSEAREANSGGFGVGLTISQRIIRAHKGRITAQNRPEGGLEVCFCLPLK from the coding sequence ATGAAAAACACTTTTCTGCGTGTGTTTCTGGTGGTGCTACTCTCCAATATTATTGTTGTTAGTATTGGTTTGGGGATGGTGCATTTTATCCAGAAGCAAAACCAAGTTTCTGCTGATCTATTGGGCGATATCGGTGTTCAATTGGTTTCCAGTTATGAGAAGTTTGGTATTGAATCCTTAGAGGAAGAAACGGAAAAAGCAGAGAAGCGTTTATCTGGATCAATCTATTTATATCAAGAAAATGGTCGGCCTTTATTAAAGGCCTTACCACGCAATTTCCGTGAACAAAATTCGGCCAGTGTCAGTGGTCAGCCGTCAGCGGATTTTCTGCATAGCCAATTCATTCAGGTGATTGGTGGTAATAATGTTCAGTATTTGCTGATTTTCAAACCAAACCCAGAAATCAATTCTTTGGCGCCTGAAGCAGTTGTTGGGTTTTCATTGTTGGGGTTGTTGGTGTCGAGTGGTGTGTTGGCATATTGGCTACTGGGTCCTTTACTTAAGCTGCAGCGAGTGGCTAGGTCGTTTGGTCGTGGTGATATGTCAGCACGGGTTGAGCGTAAGATGGCCCGTCGAAGTGATGCGGTTGGTAAGTTGGCGCGAGAGTTTAATGAGATGGCAGAGCGAATAGAAACGCTGCTGTCCTCGAAAGAGCGTTTGATGCGAGATGTGTCTCATGAGTTGCGAACCCCTTTGGCTCGAATTGAAGTGGCGTTAACCATTGCTGAGGATAAACATGGAATGGAGGCTCAAAAAAACTACTTGTGTCGTATTCGCACCGAATTGCATGAATTGGATGAGTTGATTGGTCAGGTGCTGACATTGAGTCGATTAGAGGCGGCAGCTTTAGTGAAAGAGCCGATGGACTTGCAGGCTTGGTTGGATGAAATTGTGGCTGATGTGAGCTTTGAAAGTCAGCTTAAAGGGATCACTGTTTTTAAAACGGGTCGATTGCCTAAAACCTTGTTTGGTGATCCGTTGCAATTACGTCACGCTATTGAGAATGTGCTACGTAATGCCTGTTTTTATGCTGGTGATGGTGGTGTCATTGAGGTTGTGACAGAAGAAAAAGCCGGGGAAGCCTTTATATATGTGCGAGATAATGGCCCTGGAGTGGATGATGAGAAATTGGAAAAAATATTTCATGCTTTTTATCGTTCTTCCGAGGCGCGAGAAGCCAATAGTGGTGGTTTTGGTGTTGGTCTGACCATATCTCAGCGGATTATCCGGGCTCATAAAGGGCGAATTACCGCTCAAAATCGCCCAGAGGGTGGGTTGGAAGTATGCTTTTGTTTGCCTCTTAAGTAG
- the mraZ gene encoding division/cell wall cluster transcriptional repressor MraZ: MFRGIHQVSVDAKGRMSLPARLRDELSQYEEEGVVVTIDPVSRCLLLYPLSEWEVIQQKLDKLPTFQPQARRLQRLLVGHATDLEVDKAGRILLPAPLREFARLDKKLTILGQGKKLEIWSQEEWEAQREDYLSQDALEDLQTETMMDISL, from the coding sequence GTGTTTAGAGGGATTCATCAAGTTAGTGTGGATGCAAAGGGGCGTATGTCGCTTCCTGCTCGCCTGCGCGATGAACTTAGCCAATATGAGGAAGAGGGTGTGGTCGTTACCATAGACCCTGTGTCCCGTTGTTTGTTGTTGTATCCCTTGTCTGAATGGGAAGTGATTCAACAAAAATTGGATAAATTGCCCACATTTCAACCACAAGCTCGACGCTTACAACGTTTGTTAGTAGGGCATGCAACCGATTTAGAGGTGGATAAGGCTGGGCGTATTTTGCTGCCAGCGCCGCTACGAGAGTTTGCTCGATTAGATAAAAAGCTGACCATTCTTGGGCAAGGCAAAAAACTCGAAATTTGGAGCCAAGAAGAGTGGGAAGCGCAAAGAGAAGATTATTTGTCCCAAGATGCGCTTGAGGACTTACAGACAGAAACCATGATGGATATTTCTTTATGA
- a CDS encoding adenylosuccinate synthase, translated as MGKNVVILGTQWGDEGKGKVVDLLTEDVAAVVRFQGGHNAGHTLVIDGKKTVLHLIPSGILRDGVQCIIGNGVVLSPAALKKEVLELQEQGVPAVDRLKISAACPLILPYHIALDQAREQAKGEKKIGTTGRGIGPAYEDKVARRAIRVGDLLDAERFATKLKEVLEYYNFVLTQYHNVEAISYDEVYAEGLEMAEFLRPMVADTITLLHDLRKAGANIMFEGAQGSLLDVDHGTYPYVTSSNTTAGGAPAGTGFGPLYLDYVLGITKAYTTRVGSGPFPTELFCENGQRLGERGHEFGATTGRSRRCGWFDAVALRHAVQINSVSGICLTKLDVLDGFDSVKVCVGYTDADGNPVAGSLVDSEGYEQAQPTYVELPGWSESTVGAENFEALPKNAQDYIRYLEEQVGVPVDIISTGPDRNETIVLRDPFKQ; from the coding sequence ATGGGTAAAAACGTTGTTATTCTGGGCACTCAATGGGGTGATGAAGGTAAGGGTAAGGTTGTTGACTTACTAACCGAAGACGTCGCGGCTGTTGTCCGTTTTCAAGGTGGTCATAATGCTGGCCATACCTTGGTAATTGATGGCAAGAAGACCGTTCTGCATTTGATTCCTTCTGGTATTTTACGTGACGGTGTGCAGTGCATCATTGGTAATGGTGTGGTGTTGTCGCCAGCGGCTTTGAAAAAAGAAGTATTAGAGCTTCAAGAACAAGGTGTGCCTGCGGTTGATCGTTTGAAAATCAGTGCGGCTTGCCCGTTGATTTTGCCTTACCACATTGCGCTTGACCAAGCTCGCGAACAGGCAAAAGGCGAGAAGAAAATTGGAACAACGGGTCGTGGCATTGGACCAGCTTATGAAGACAAAGTTGCTCGTCGTGCGATTCGTGTCGGTGATTTGTTGGATGCTGAACGCTTTGCCACGAAATTAAAAGAAGTGTTGGAATACTACAACTTTGTGTTGACTCAATACCACAATGTTGAGGCCATTTCTTATGATGAGGTGTACGCTGAAGGCTTGGAGATGGCTGAGTTCTTGCGTCCTATGGTGGCAGACACCATTACCCTGTTGCACGATCTGCGTAAAGCGGGTGCGAACATCATGTTCGAAGGTGCTCAAGGTTCCTTGTTGGATGTGGATCACGGTACTTACCCATATGTTACCTCTTCTAATACTACTGCAGGTGGTGCACCAGCGGGTACAGGGTTCGGTCCTTTGTATCTTGACTATGTTCTGGGTATTACTAAGGCTTACACGACTCGTGTTGGTTCTGGTCCTTTCCCAACAGAATTGTTCTGTGAGAATGGTCAGCGCTTAGGTGAGCGTGGGCATGAGTTTGGGGCAACAACTGGTCGTTCTCGTCGCTGTGGTTGGTTTGATGCTGTGGCTTTGCGTCATGCTGTGCAAATCAACTCAGTCTCTGGTATTTGTTTGACCAAACTGGACGTTCTTGATGGTTTTGATTCTGTTAAGGTGTGCGTTGGTTATACAGATGCAGATGGAAATCCAGTTGCTGGCTCTTTGGTCGATAGCGAAGGTTACGAACAAGCTCAGCCAACTTATGTTGAGCTGCCTGGCTGGAGTGAATCCACAGTGGGTGCTGAAAACTTCGAAGCCTTGCCAAAAAATGCGCAAGATTATATTCGTTACCTAGAGGAGCAAGTGGGTGTGCCGGTTGATATTATTTCAACGGGTCCTGATCGTAATGAAACTATTGTGTTACGTGACCCATTCAAACAATAA
- the ftsL gene encoding cell division protein FtsL has product MIKTRFTPWIYLSGVLTLTLVSMAVVVQVYEFRQDFSYLQKLKQEEVDFEVKWGQLLLEQSALTQPSRLEQTAIKNLKMHAPSQDELIIVKP; this is encoded by the coding sequence GTGATTAAGACCCGGTTCACACCGTGGATTTACTTATCCGGTGTGCTAACTCTGACTTTGGTCTCTATGGCCGTTGTTGTACAGGTTTATGAGTTTCGGCAAGATTTTTCGTATCTGCAGAAGCTTAAGCAAGAAGAAGTCGATTTTGAAGTGAAGTGGGGGCAGTTGCTTTTGGAGCAAAGCGCTTTAACTCAGCCCAGTCGATTGGAGCAGACGGCCATTAAGAATTTAAAAATGCACGCACCATCTCAAGATGAATTAATAATAGTGAAACCATGA
- a CDS encoding UDP-N-acetylmuramoyl-L-alanyl-D-glutamate--2,6-diaminopimelate ligase: protein MPVISHQELLNLAGYSEKNSPRSALYTHLEIDSRKLDANGVFFALAGVGSNGWDYLDDVVALGCQIAVVPTGVELERYDIELIAVDDPAALLVMCLHQYFGRMPSKMMAVTGTNGKSSICFYAAQLAEMMGYKSGLVGTFGIGPLEQLQTADQTTPDILTMHQTLMSLTQQGIDYVAFEASSHALDQGRIHGVPFQTAVFSNLTRDHLDYHGDMASYAAAKQKLFAFPSVQEAVYCLDDEYVGFMTQPAINAHCIYYSEANSQADFYTKQLTLEPTGCRFVLCHPEGETDVFLPLLGRFNVQNALAALACLWSAAKNKAALIACLSELKGAPGRMDKVEVLAAPLVVVDFAHTSDALESALNAIREHINGRLICVFGCGGDRDRGKRPLMMSAALDNADSVWLTSDNPRTESVEQIFSDVLAKTDSQACYHLQADRRLAIHEAIMSANPDDVILVAGKGHEAYQDIDGVKYHFDDKEEAYKVLEHYVS from the coding sequence ATGCCAGTTATATCCCATCAAGAATTACTAAATTTGGCGGGCTATTCTGAAAAGAATAGCCCGCGTTCTGCTTTATATACCCACTTAGAAATAGACAGTCGAAAACTGGATGCGAATGGGGTTTTCTTTGCGCTTGCTGGTGTCGGTTCCAACGGTTGGGATTACTTAGATGATGTGGTTGCCCTAGGTTGTCAAATTGCCGTCGTACCGACTGGAGTTGAGCTTGAACGTTATGACATAGAGCTTATTGCCGTCGATGATCCGGCCGCTTTATTAGTGATGTGTTTGCATCAATATTTTGGCCGCATGCCAAGCAAGATGATGGCAGTCACTGGGACCAATGGTAAATCGTCTATTTGTTTTTATGCGGCACAACTTGCCGAGATGATGGGGTATAAGAGCGGCCTGGTGGGTACCTTTGGGATAGGGCCACTGGAGCAGTTGCAAACGGCGGATCAGACGACCCCAGATATTTTGACCATGCATCAAACCTTGATGTCCTTAACTCAGCAGGGTATTGACTATGTGGCTTTCGAGGCTTCTTCTCATGCTTTGGATCAAGGGCGAATTCATGGGGTGCCTTTTCAGACGGCGGTTTTCTCTAATTTGACCCGTGATCATTTGGATTATCATGGGGACATGGCGTCTTACGCGGCTGCGAAGCAAAAGTTGTTTGCCTTTCCCAGTGTGCAAGAGGCCGTGTATTGCTTGGATGATGAGTATGTTGGTTTTATGACTCAACCTGCGATAAATGCCCATTGTATCTATTACAGTGAAGCCAATTCACAAGCCGATTTTTATACCAAGCAATTGACGTTGGAGCCCACTGGATGCCGTTTTGTCTTGTGTCATCCAGAAGGTGAGACGGATGTATTTTTACCTTTGCTAGGTCGTTTTAATGTACAAAATGCTTTAGCGGCTTTGGCTTGTTTGTGGTCAGCAGCAAAGAATAAGGCCGCGCTCATAGCCTGTTTGTCTGAGTTGAAAGGTGCTCCAGGTCGAATGGATAAAGTCGAGGTATTAGCCGCGCCCCTTGTTGTGGTGGATTTTGCCCATACCTCAGACGCATTAGAGAGTGCTTTAAACGCGATTAGAGAGCATATTAATGGGCGCTTAATTTGTGTCTTTGGTTGTGGTGGTGATCGAGATCGAGGTAAGCGACCTCTAATGATGTCAGCGGCATTGGATAATGCGGATTCAGTATGGCTTACATCAGACAATCCAAGAACCGAATCAGTTGAGCAAATCTTTTCAGATGTGTTGGCGAAAACTGACAGTCAAGCCTGTTACCATCTGCAGGCCGATCGACGCTTGGCGATACATGAGGCGATCATGTCTGCGAACCCTGACGATGTTATTTTAGTGGCGGGTAAAGGTCATGAAGCCTATCAGGATATTGATGGTGTTAAGTATCATTTTGATGATAAAGAAGAAGCTTATAAGGTGTTAGAGCATTATGTTAGTTAG
- the rsmH gene encoding 16S rRNA (cytosine(1402)-N(4))-methyltransferase RsmH, with amino-acid sequence MTNAEHEHISVMLNESVDMLVTNDKGDYVDGTFGRGGHTRLVLSRLKDGRMLGFDKDPVAIEFGRELAAEDARFNIVQDSFANMAERIPQVFGDAKVDGVMMDLGVSSPQLDDAERGFSFMNDGPLDMRMNPNEGLSAAEWIARVDEKDLADVMYQYGEERFSRRIAKAICEYRSHTPIVTTLQLAKIVAEANPAWEKGKNPATRAFQGIRIHINNELGDLEKGLEAAVDALKIGGRLVVISFHSLEDRIVKRFMKLKAKGPELPRHLPIRNAHLDIKFKTIGKAIKPSKNEVGDNVRSRSAVLRVLERVSD; translated from the coding sequence ATGACGAATGCCGAACACGAACACATCAGTGTGATGCTAAATGAATCCGTCGACATGTTGGTGACCAATGACAAGGGTGACTATGTAGATGGTACTTTTGGTCGAGGTGGTCACACGCGTTTGGTGCTTAGCCGACTTAAAGACGGTCGTATGTTGGGGTTCGATAAAGATCCAGTGGCCATTGAGTTTGGGCGTGAGTTAGCTGCCGAAGATGCGCGATTTAATATTGTTCAAGACAGTTTTGCCAATATGGCTGAGCGTATTCCACAAGTGTTTGGTGATGCCAAAGTTGATGGTGTCATGATGGACTTAGGCGTTTCTTCTCCTCAGTTGGACGATGCTGAACGTGGTTTTAGCTTTATGAACGACGGTCCTCTGGATATGCGTATGAACCCAAATGAAGGGTTGAGTGCCGCTGAGTGGATAGCCCGTGTTGATGAAAAAGATCTTGCTGATGTGATGTATCAATACGGGGAAGAGCGTTTTTCTCGTCGTATTGCGAAAGCGATTTGTGAATACCGTTCGCATACGCCAATTGTCACGACATTGCAGTTGGCAAAAATTGTTGCTGAAGCTAATCCTGCTTGGGAAAAGGGTAAGAACCCTGCCACTCGAGCATTTCAAGGGATCCGCATTCACATTAATAATGAATTAGGGGATTTAGAGAAAGGCTTGGAAGCGGCGGTGGATGCGCTGAAAATTGGCGGTCGCTTGGTGGTGATCAGCTTTCATTCACTCGAAGATCGCATTGTTAAGCGTTTTATGAAATTGAAAGCAAAAGGACCGGAATTGCCTCGTCATTTACCAATTCGGAATGCGCACTTAGACATTAAATTTAAAACGATTGGTAAGGCGATTAAACCCTCAAAAAACGAAGTGGGTGACAACGTGCGTTCGCGCAGTGCGGTGTTGAGAGTACTGGAGAGGGTGAGTGATTAA
- a CDS encoding ATP phosphoribosyltransferase regulatory subunit: protein MTLADRWLLPEGVDEALPEQAAKIEHLRRTLLNLHQSWGYQLVIPPLLEYLDSLLTGAGSDLEIETFKVIDQLSGRLMGVRADFTSQVARIDAHCLKEEGVQRLSYCGSVLRTVPSGLDGTRCPIQLGAEVYGHGGVESDIEVLSLMLQTLSVSGLSNVVLDLGHVDIVNGVVSACQLSSEQESKLADLYRAKDLPELERYVDTLALSEEQSTWLIELPRLCGGQEVLEQADTLLASISAPVKEAIALLKEMAAAVAQRFPTVGLHFDLSDLMSYSYHTGVVFAAYVPGHGNAIARGGRYNNIGQVFGRSRPATGFSTDVKALVSLAEVEVAKSKTVVSPVSQSVELWQKVNALRAEGYQVIESLDEVTASEADYKLDLVDDAWQLLPR from the coding sequence ATGACATTAGCAGATCGCTGGTTACTTCCTGAGGGAGTAGACGAAGCTTTGCCTGAGCAGGCTGCTAAAATAGAACACCTTAGAAGAACTCTGCTTAATCTCCATCAAAGTTGGGGATATCAATTAGTAATACCTCCTCTTTTAGAGTATCTGGACTCCCTTTTAACGGGTGCTGGTTCAGACTTAGAAATCGAAACCTTCAAAGTAATTGATCAGCTATCTGGTCGTTTGATGGGGGTGCGCGCCGATTTTACATCACAGGTCGCTCGTATTGATGCGCATTGCCTTAAAGAAGAAGGTGTTCAGCGTTTGAGTTACTGCGGTAGCGTACTGCGTACTGTGCCATCAGGTTTGGATGGTACTCGTTGCCCGATTCAGCTGGGTGCGGAAGTGTATGGTCATGGTGGTGTTGAAAGTGATATCGAAGTGCTGTCTTTGATGTTGCAGACCTTATCTGTCTCCGGGTTGTCAAATGTGGTGCTGGACCTTGGTCATGTGGATATTGTGAACGGTGTTGTGTCGGCTTGTCAGTTAAGCTCTGAGCAAGAAAGTAAATTGGCCGATTTGTACCGAGCAAAAGATTTGCCCGAACTCGAACGTTATGTTGACACATTAGCGCTAAGCGAAGAGCAATCAACATGGTTGATCGAGTTGCCACGTTTGTGTGGCGGTCAAGAAGTACTGGAGCAAGCGGATACACTGTTGGCGTCAATTTCTGCGCCGGTTAAAGAGGCCATTGCTCTATTGAAAGAGATGGCGGCGGCGGTTGCTCAACGTTTTCCAACGGTTGGTTTGCATTTTGATTTAAGTGATTTGATGTCATACAGCTACCACACTGGTGTGGTGTTTGCGGCTTATGTGCCAGGTCATGGTAATGCGATTGCTCGAGGCGGTCGTTATAACAATATTGGTCAAGTGTTTGGTCGTTCGCGTCCTGCGACAGGATTTAGTACTGATGTGAAGGCTTTGGTAAGTCTTGCCGAGGTTGAGGTTGCTAAGTCAAAAACAGTCGTGTCACCAGTGAGTCAAAGTGTCGAGCTTTGGCAAAAGGTCAATGCGTTGCGTGCTGAAGGTTATCAGGTGATTGAGTCGCTTGATGAGGTAACGGCGAGCGAGGCAGATTATAAGCTGGATTTGGTGGATGACGCATGGCAATTACTGCCACGTTAA
- a CDS encoding peptidoglycan D,D-transpeptidase FtsI family protein: MKTVDSSQHIGKWRLRFVYGVAFVLFMVAAGRLFYLTVVDKAFLQNQGEIRAVRTESIPATRGMILDRRGEPLAVSTPTWTIIANPKALWKMPSDPTIGVGPEQEIKRLAEVMGVGRAWLQEKFEANKTRSYMYLRRQIPPQEADAIMAAKVVGVSKTKEYKRFYPAGEVASHVVGFTNIDDKGQEGIELAYDRALQGQPGQRSYVKDLSGNIIRGIGAEKNERPGENIELSIDLRLQYLAYRELKAAVNEHRATSASAVILDVKTGEILAMVNQPSYNPNDRAKLEYEDLRNRAVIDLFEPGSTMKPFTISAALMSGQYSTETTINTSPGYLRFGRFTIRDAANYGVIDFEKLLIKSSNVGASKIALSLPQDAVWNMDYELGIGSPVGIGFPGEASGVLPSHPKWHPSEIATLSYGYGLSVSTLQLAQAYMALANGGYRVPITIFKQDVPADGKQVIPHQIAKDVVKMMEAVVQRGSGRAAQIPGYRVAGKTGTVHKVGSKGYEYDQYIALFAGVAPASDPRLAMVVMVNDPKGREYYGGEVAAPVFSRVMEGALTTLNIYPDLPEGLREVRLKTKKLPYQVAQGG, encoded by the coding sequence ATGAAGACAGTAGATAGCTCTCAACATATAGGAAAGTGGCGCTTACGTTTTGTGTATGGCGTCGCTTTTGTATTGTTTATGGTTGCCGCCGGGCGGTTATTTTATTTAACCGTCGTTGATAAGGCTTTTTTGCAGAACCAGGGCGAAATTCGAGCAGTAAGGACAGAATCCATACCGGCAACCCGTGGGATGATTTTAGATCGTCGGGGTGAGCCTTTGGCAGTCAGTACACCTACTTGGACTATTATTGCAAACCCTAAAGCCTTGTGGAAAATGCCCAGTGATCCCACCATTGGCGTAGGGCCTGAGCAAGAGATTAAGCGTTTGGCCGAAGTGATGGGGGTGGGCCGAGCTTGGTTGCAAGAAAAATTTGAAGCCAACAAAACTCGCTCTTATATGTATTTGCGTCGTCAGATTCCACCGCAAGAAGCAGATGCCATTATGGCTGCAAAAGTGGTAGGGGTGAGTAAAACCAAGGAGTACAAGCGTTTTTACCCAGCTGGTGAAGTGGCTTCTCATGTGGTTGGTTTTACTAATATTGATGATAAAGGCCAAGAAGGTATTGAGCTGGCCTACGATCGTGCATTGCAAGGGCAGCCGGGTCAGCGTAGTTATGTTAAAGATTTGTCGGGCAATATTATTCGCGGCATTGGCGCGGAAAAAAATGAGCGCCCAGGTGAAAATATTGAGCTTAGTATCGACCTTAGATTGCAGTATTTAGCCTATCGGGAGCTTAAAGCAGCGGTAAATGAACATAGAGCTACTTCGGCTTCGGCGGTGATTTTAGATGTCAAAACGGGTGAAATCTTAGCGATGGTGAATCAGCCATCTTATAACCCAAATGACAGAGCGAAATTAGAGTACGAAGACCTACGAAATAGAGCGGTTATTGATTTGTTTGAGCCGGGCTCAACAATGAAACCCTTTACAATATCGGCGGCGTTGATGTCGGGTCAGTACTCTACTGAAACAACCATCAATACGTCCCCCGGTTATTTGCGTTTTGGGCGTTTCACCATTCGAGATGCGGCTAATTATGGTGTGATTGATTTCGAAAAGCTGTTGATTAAGTCGAGTAATGTTGGGGCGTCTAAGATTGCCTTGTCCTTACCGCAAGATGCGGTTTGGAATATGGATTATGAGTTAGGAATTGGTTCTCCGGTTGGGATTGGCTTTCCTGGAGAAGCGTCCGGTGTTTTACCTTCTCATCCAAAGTGGCATCCCTCAGAAATTGCGACCTTGTCTTATGGTTATGGCCTATCTGTGTCGACATTGCAATTAGCGCAGGCGTACATGGCCTTGGCGAATGGTGGTTACCGAGTGCCCATTACCATTTTTAAGCAGGATGTACCGGCAGACGGTAAACAAGTGATTCCTCATCAAATCGCAAAAGATGTGGTGAAAATGATGGAAGCCGTGGTTCAGCGTGGTTCGGGTCGTGCCGCTCAGATTCCAGGCTATCGTGTGGCTGGAAAGACGGGCACGGTACATAAGGTTGGTTCGAAAGGGTACGAGTACGATCAGTACATTGCTTTATTTGCAGGGGTAGCCCCTGCCTCCGACCCTAGATTGGCGATGGTGGTGATGGTGAATGATCCAAAAGGTCGAGAATATTATGGTGGTGAAGTCGCCGCGCCGGTATTTTCGCGAGTTATGGAAGGCGCTTTAACGACCCTAAATATTTATCCAGATTTGCCAGAGGGGTTAAGGGAGGTAAGATTGAAGACGAAGAAACTTCCTTATCAAGTAGCGCAAGGAGGCTAG
- a CDS encoding response regulator transcription factor: protein MMKLLLADDDARLSDLIKEYFDGEGYEVVHAWNGREALELMANDMPDIVILDVMMPELDGFETLKQIRNKSAVPVIMLTAKGDDIDRILGLEMGADDYLSKPFNPRELLARIKAILRRASQEKEDDPTADIELAGVLLRRKDRTVYLEGELVELTTSEYTLLECMLMAPGQVLTKQELSEKALGRKLTMYDRSLDMHISNLRKKIGNLENGDPRIKTVRGVGYIFVSNDQGA from the coding sequence ATGATGAAGTTATTGCTTGCGGATGATGATGCTCGCTTATCAGATTTAATAAAGGAATATTTTGACGGCGAAGGTTATGAGGTGGTGCACGCTTGGAATGGCCGTGAAGCACTTGAATTAATGGCGAATGATATGCCAGATATTGTGATTTTAGATGTCATGATGCCAGAGTTGGATGGTTTTGAAACCCTGAAGCAAATCCGTAATAAAAGTGCCGTCCCAGTTATCATGTTGACGGCCAAAGGTGATGATATTGATCGAATCCTGGGGTTGGAAATGGGAGCAGATGATTACCTGTCTAAGCCATTTAACCCTCGTGAATTGTTGGCACGTATTAAGGCCATTTTGCGTCGCGCTAGCCAAGAAAAAGAAGATGATCCTACGGCTGACATTGAGCTGGCGGGTGTCTTGTTGCGCCGAAAAGATCGTACTGTGTATTTGGAAGGTGAGTTGGTTGAATTGACAACGTCTGAATATACCTTATTAGAATGCATGTTAATGGCGCCAGGTCAGGTATTAACGAAACAAGAATTATCTGAAAAAGCCTTAGGTCGAAAATTGACTATGTATGATCGCAGTTTGGATATGCATATTAGTAATCTGCGTAAGAAAATAGGCAATTTAGAAAATGGTGATCCTCGTATTAAAACCGTTCGTGGTGTGGGTTATATTTTTGTTTCAAATGATCAAGGTGCTTAG